In Myxococcales bacterium, the following proteins share a genomic window:
- a CDS encoding TlpA family protein disulfide reductase, whose amino-acid sequence MPSRASFRRGRRPGSAWAFAALVAGAAALAGCGGDRRQDLEVPPQPTGAPVEFAFGTTDGAELSSETTRGRATAILFVTTYDIASQVVAERLEDVIRSHVPRANAGAVVLEAPKYVQLAVAYRSTLALSYPIAMADSFTLTGGGPFGSITQVPTLVVLDRSGREVWRRTGVPDARSIEQALALGARRGFAPPP is encoded by the coding sequence ATGCCGTCCCGCGCGTCGTTCCGCCGCGGGCGCAGGCCGGGCTCTGCTTGGGCGTTCGCCGCCCTGGTCGCCGGCGCTGCTGCCCTGGCTGGCTGCGGCGGTGATCGGCGTCAGGACCTGGAGGTGCCCCCCCAGCCGACCGGCGCGCCCGTGGAATTTGCGTTCGGGACGACCGACGGGGCGGAGCTCTCGAGCGAGACCACGCGGGGACGCGCCACCGCCATCCTGTTCGTCACGACGTACGACATCGCGTCGCAGGTGGTTGCCGAGCGGCTGGAGGACGTCATCCGTTCGCACGTGCCCCGGGCCAACGCGGGCGCTGTCGTGCTCGAGGCACCCAAATACGTTCAGCTGGCGGTCGCGTATCGGTCGACCCTCGCGCTCTCGTACCCGATTGCGATGGCGGACTCGTTCACGCTCACTGGCGGCGGGCCCTTCGGTTCGATCACTCAGGTGCCAACCCTGGTGGTCCTGGACCGCTCCGGGCGGGAGGTCTGGAGGCGGACCGGCGTGCCGGATGCCCGGTCCATCGAGCAGGCCCTTGCGCTCGGCGCGCGCCGCGGTTTTGCTCCGCCGCCGTGA
- a CDS encoding histidine phosphatase family protein translates to MSALFLVRHAQASFMSDDYDRLSDHGVEQARRLGCYFQAHRWSIDAVFSGPRRRHRHTAEAILEQLGSPPELECLPELDEYPADLLLPARLPDLLQARPELGAVAQDLAASDLRRRGRALDLLLREALVDWALTDAPDAGHESFGEFQRRLERARARVTRDDGRGRRILCVTSAGTIGALVAQILSASAQVALDLGFMIHNSSLTEIAFTPGRSGLASFNALPHLPDPADWTRR, encoded by the coding sequence ATGAGCGCTCTGTTTCTGGTCCGCCATGCGCAGGCGTCGTTCATGAGCGACGACTACGACCGCCTGAGCGACCACGGAGTCGAGCAAGCGCGGCGCCTCGGCTGCTATTTTCAGGCTCATCGCTGGTCAATCGACGCGGTCTTTTCCGGACCGAGGCGCCGCCACCGGCACACTGCCGAGGCCATCCTCGAACAGCTCGGCTCACCGCCTGAGCTCGAGTGTCTGCCCGAGCTCGACGAGTACCCCGCCGACCTGCTGCTGCCGGCGCGGCTTCCCGATCTGCTTCAGGCACGACCCGAGCTCGGCGCCGTCGCGCAGGATCTCGCTGCGAGTGATCTCAGACGGCGCGGACGCGCGCTGGATCTGTTGCTGCGGGAGGCCCTCGTCGATTGGGCGCTCACGGACGCGCCCGACGCTGGGCACGAGAGCTTTGGCGAATTTCAGCGGCGGCTCGAGCGCGCCCGTGCCCGTGTCACTCGGGACGACGGCCGCGGTCGCCGCATTCTGTGCGTCACCTCCGCGGGCACCATCGGCGCGCTGGTTGCGCAGATCCTGTCGGCGTCGGCCCAGGTCGCCCTCGACCTCGGATTCATGATCCACAACTCGTCGCTCACCGAGATCGCTTTTACGCCTGGGAGGAGCGGGCTCGCCAGCTTCAACGCGCTCCCGCACCTGCCGGATCCCGCCGACTGGACGCGCCGCTGA
- a CDS encoding aspartate kinase, with the protein MAIIVQKYGGSSVADIGKLRQVADQVVRARAEGNEVVVVVSAMGKSTDNLLALAREAALPPDVAPSNGGAQPEPAKRELDMLLSTGERVSMSLLSIAIQARGYDAVSFTGSQSGIITNDRHFDARIIEVRPHRIEDELHRGRTVIVAGYQGMSYKREITTLGRGGSDTTAVALAAALAADRCEIYSDVDGVYSADPRVIADARHLPSLDYETMQEMAECGAKVLNAQAVEWARRNKIAIVARRTGDGVDQAPFRETVVSDASHSDAARRAVVVQKSLALISVDRAAVGALLEVAARHSLPLGDLTLGSTEAVAWAPLLNVPNFREVSGALQAAGLAGLKLEEGLGLLSLVGVEVGTRADVLSEGLRALTAAPRFVFSHPLRLSCVLPEAALEPAARAWHEKLGPGAAQPDATRLTA; encoded by the coding sequence ATGGCGATCATCGTCCAGAAGTACGGCGGCTCCTCGGTGGCGGACATCGGCAAGCTGCGCCAGGTGGCCGACCAGGTCGTACGGGCCCGGGCAGAGGGCAACGAAGTGGTGGTCGTGGTGAGCGCGATGGGCAAGTCCACCGACAACTTGCTCGCGCTCGCACGCGAGGCGGCGCTGCCGCCGGATGTCGCCCCGTCGAACGGCGGCGCGCAGCCGGAGCCCGCGAAACGCGAGCTCGACATGCTGCTCTCGACCGGAGAGCGGGTGAGCATGTCGCTCTTGTCCATCGCGATCCAGGCCCGCGGCTACGACGCGGTGAGTTTCACCGGGTCACAATCGGGGATCATCACCAACGACCGGCACTTTGACGCGCGCATCATCGAGGTGCGCCCGCATCGCATCGAGGACGAGCTACACCGTGGTCGCACCGTGATCGTCGCGGGGTATCAGGGCATGAGCTACAAGCGAGAGATCACCACGCTCGGGCGCGGGGGCTCCGACACCACCGCGGTCGCGCTGGCCGCGGCGCTGGCCGCGGATCGGTGCGAGATCTACAGCGACGTCGACGGGGTCTACTCGGCCGACCCGCGGGTGATCGCAGACGCTCGTCACCTGCCCTCGCTGGACTACGAGACCATGCAAGAAATGGCCGAATGCGGCGCGAAGGTGCTGAACGCGCAGGCTGTCGAGTGGGCGCGGCGCAACAAGATTGCCATCGTCGCGCGCCGCACCGGCGACGGCGTGGACCAGGCACCGTTCCGGGAGACCGTCGTCTCGGACGCTTCCCACTCGGACGCCGCGCGCCGCGCGGTGGTCGTCCAGAAGAGCCTCGCGCTGATCAGTGTGGACCGCGCCGCCGTCGGAGCTCTGCTCGAGGTTGCGGCCCGACACTCCCTGCCGCTCGGTGATCTGACGCTGGGCAGCACCGAGGCCGTCGCTTGGGCGCCGCTCTTGAACGTCCCGAACTTCCGAGAGGTCAGCGGCGCGCTCCAGGCCGCGGGGCTCGCCGGCCTGAAGCTCGAGGAGGGCCTCGGCCTGCTCAGCTTGGTCGGTGTCGAGGTCGGCACTCGCGCCGACGTGCTGTCGGAGGGTCTGCGAGCGCTGACCGCCGCGCCGCGCTTCGTGTTCAGCCATCCACTCCGGCTGTCGTGTGTGCTCCCCGAAGCAGCGCTCGAGCCGGCGGCCCGCGCGTGGCACGAAAAGCTAGGCCCCGGCGCGGCGCAGCCGGACGCCACGCGGCTGACGGCCTGA
- a CDS encoding acyl-CoA dehydrogenase family protein — MFEFEINPEMVDLLARVRDFMEREVHPLEKLMLGRAFSDATSELEAVRERVRAAGLFAPQVPREYGGLGLGFRQHGLVSEVLGRSPLGHYVFNCQAPDAGNMEILHLFGTPEQKQRFLRPLTAGEIRSCFSMTEPERAGSNPTWLETRAVRDGDSYVIDGHKWFTSSADGAAFAVVMAVTNADAPPYARASMILVPTDTPGFEHVRRISVMGHEGSGWASHSEIRYRGCRVPTTNRLGDEGAGFMIAQERLGPGRIHHCMRWMGICERAFEMMCRYAATREVSPGKPLGTKQMIQDFVAESRAEIDAAKLLIQHAAWKIDKLGQYEARNEVSAIKFYAANVLGRVLDRAIQTHGGLGVTDDTPLASWWLHERAARIYDGPDEVHKAALARRILKAHGLVIKSDS; from the coding sequence ATGTTCGAGTTCGAGATAAACCCGGAGATGGTCGACCTGCTCGCACGCGTGCGGGACTTCATGGAGCGCGAGGTCCATCCGCTGGAGAAGCTCATGCTCGGTCGAGCCTTCAGCGACGCAACCAGTGAGCTCGAGGCCGTGCGCGAGCGCGTGCGGGCGGCGGGCCTGTTCGCCCCGCAAGTACCCCGCGAGTACGGCGGCCTGGGACTTGGGTTTCGCCAGCATGGGCTCGTGAGCGAGGTGCTGGGCCGAAGCCCGCTCGGTCACTATGTCTTCAACTGTCAGGCGCCGGACGCGGGCAACATGGAGATCCTCCATCTGTTTGGTACCCCCGAGCAGAAACAGCGATTTCTCCGGCCGCTGACCGCCGGCGAGATCCGTAGCTGTTTTTCCATGACCGAGCCGGAGCGAGCGGGCTCGAACCCGACCTGGCTCGAGACACGAGCGGTGCGCGACGGTGACAGCTACGTCATAGACGGCCACAAGTGGTTCACCAGCTCGGCGGACGGCGCTGCGTTTGCGGTCGTGATGGCCGTCACGAATGCAGACGCTCCGCCCTACGCACGGGCGAGCATGATCTTGGTGCCGACGGACACCCCGGGGTTCGAGCACGTGCGGCGCATCTCGGTGATGGGGCACGAGGGCTCCGGCTGGGCCAGCCACTCCGAGATCCGTTATCGCGGCTGCCGTGTCCCGACTACGAACCGGCTGGGCGACGAGGGTGCCGGCTTCATGATTGCGCAAGAGCGCCTTGGGCCCGGGCGCATCCACCACTGCATGCGCTGGATGGGGATCTGCGAGCGCGCGTTCGAGATGATGTGTCGCTACGCCGCCACCCGGGAAGTTTCTCCGGGCAAACCCCTCGGCACCAAGCAGATGATTCAGGACTTCGTGGCCGAGAGTCGGGCCGAGATCGACGCCGCCAAGCTGCTCATCCAGCACGCCGCCTGGAAGATCGACAAGCTCGGCCAGTACGAGGCCAGGAACGAGGTCAGCGCGATCAAGTTCTACGCTGCCAACGTGCTCGGGCGCGTGCTCGACCGCGCCATCCAGACGCATGGCGGATTGGGCGTGACCGACGACACACCGCTCGCGAGTTGGTGGCTGCACGAGCGCGCGGCGCGCATCTACGACGGCCCGGACGAGGTGCACAAAGCGGCGCTCGCCCGTCGGATCCTCAAGGCGCACGGCCTCGTGATCAAG
- a CDS encoding peptidoglycan DD-metalloendopeptidase family protein, with the protein MAKLGSTSVVRGLVIAFAAIVLMSWASLAHALTTPIAGAVPYPASGPKLYLPFPAGSKIRVLSGYSPSGGSSLHADTNATSKANDYYALDLVYDDQPNSGKGLPVVAPLAGKVVRAGWATSGWANYGQRVILEHDLGDGHVYHSLYAHMDSLAVTEGAQVTVGQKLGALGQSCQGTLSCSSFSTPHLHWALHRDSLVGGSGTGGSYGGNAVVPESMDGVEDLKQGTLITSTNTSNPVCGDSVCNGTETQATCPGDCKVCELIPSQGRIVDETEDLCFKQSGSPAYWYSASVGYQSSLFWTNATNDPNPDNFGVWELNFAEAGDYDVEAYTASFAQSKQAAYTIKHGGQSSKKTLDQSAKDGWQSLGVFAFAKGAAQSLRLDDNSGEAVSLKRKLVFDAIRLTRINGGTGGTGGSGTAGSAGSAGAVAGGSGGASSSGGQSNAGGAPAAGGGSTSEDEAGGCACRLGSAEPPGLRLCALGWLLALSLARRRRSLSRHPRL; encoded by the coding sequence GTGGCAAAGCTCGGCTCCACCTCCGTAGTTCGTGGTCTCGTCATCGCCTTCGCCGCCATCGTGCTCATGTCGTGGGCCTCGCTGGCCCACGCGCTCACCACCCCGATCGCCGGCGCAGTTCCCTACCCGGCGAGCGGACCCAAGCTGTACCTGCCGTTCCCCGCAGGCTCGAAGATCCGCGTGCTCTCCGGCTACAGCCCGAGCGGCGGCTCGAGCCTGCACGCGGACACCAACGCAACCAGCAAGGCGAACGACTACTACGCCCTCGACCTCGTGTACGACGACCAGCCCAACTCCGGCAAAGGCTTGCCAGTGGTGGCACCGCTCGCGGGCAAGGTCGTGCGTGCGGGTTGGGCAACCAGCGGCTGGGCCAACTACGGCCAGCGCGTGATCCTGGAGCACGATCTCGGAGACGGGCACGTGTACCACAGCCTCTACGCGCACATGGACTCGCTCGCCGTGACCGAGGGTGCGCAGGTGACCGTGGGGCAGAAGCTCGGAGCGCTCGGGCAATCCTGTCAGGGCACACTCTCGTGCAGCTCATTCTCGACCCCCCACCTGCACTGGGCGCTGCATCGGGACAGCTTGGTCGGTGGCAGCGGCACCGGCGGCTCTTACGGCGGCAACGCCGTCGTGCCCGAGTCCATGGACGGCGTCGAAGATCTGAAACAGGGCACGCTCATCACGAGCACGAACACGAGCAACCCCGTGTGTGGCGACTCGGTGTGCAACGGCACCGAGACCCAAGCAACCTGCCCAGGCGACTGCAAGGTGTGCGAGCTGATCCCTTCACAAGGACGGATCGTCGACGAGACCGAGGACCTGTGTTTCAAGCAGTCGGGTTCGCCCGCGTACTGGTACAGCGCGAGCGTGGGATATCAGAGCTCGTTGTTCTGGACCAACGCCACCAACGATCCGAACCCCGACAACTTCGGAGTCTGGGAGCTGAACTTCGCCGAGGCGGGCGACTACGACGTCGAGGCGTACACGGCGAGCTTCGCCCAGTCGAAACAGGCGGCCTACACCATCAAACATGGCGGCCAATCGAGCAAGAAGACCCTCGATCAATCCGCCAAGGACGGCTGGCAGTCACTGGGAGTCTTTGCGTTCGCGAAGGGCGCGGCCCAGTCGTTGCGGCTCGATGACAACAGCGGCGAGGCCGTCAGCCTCAAGCGCAAGCTGGTGTTCGACGCCATCCGGTTGACCCGAATCAACGGCGGCACGGGCGGCACGGGCGGCAGCGGCACCGCAGGCAGCGCGGGCTCCGCCGGCGCTGTTGCCGGCGGCAGCGGCGGTGCCAGCTCGTCTGGGGGTCAGTCGAATGCGGGCGGCGCGCCGGCTGCGGGCGGCGGCTCGACCAGCGAAGACGAAGCCGGCGGCTGTGCCTGTCGGTTGGGTTCTGCAGAGCCCCCAGGGCTGCGGCTCTGCGCGCTCGGCTGGTTGCTCGCGCTCAGCCTCGCTCGGCGCCGACGCTCGCTCAGCCGTCACCCTCGGCTCTGA
- a CDS encoding RNA methyltransferase — protein MKFFITAPMGVERVLADELSELGIGRVRSVVGGVELSGRWEDAYRVCIESRIAMRVLLPVAEAACDGEADLYRAADSVRWETHVTPDTTIAVSAVGTAPGLDNTMFVAQRTKDAIVDRLRAVTGARPSVDRRDPDVSVFVRLARGRVTVALDLSGESLHRRGYREPGSLAPLKENLAAAVIALSGWDTKRPLADPMCGSGTLLIEADHLARRVAPGLARRRFGFERWASFDRTLAKRVAVLRERARGRERTSGPAIFGYDYDPRAVALGKTSATRAGARVEISEAKLSDFRGTEPPGLVVSNPPYGERLAADREFYADLAEVFARLPRGHRVALLLGPDVPFNPPRGARRHRLKNGDLPCSLAVWDVD, from the coding sequence ATGAAGTTCTTCATTACGGCTCCCATGGGAGTCGAACGCGTGCTCGCGGACGAGCTGAGCGAGCTCGGCATTGGCCGCGTGCGCTCGGTCGTGGGCGGGGTCGAGCTGTCGGGTCGTTGGGAGGACGCCTACCGCGTGTGCATCGAGAGTCGCATCGCGATGCGTGTGCTCTTGCCGGTGGCAGAGGCTGCCTGTGACGGCGAAGCGGACCTGTACCGCGCGGCGGACAGCGTGCGTTGGGAGACGCACGTGACGCCGGACACGACCATCGCCGTGAGCGCGGTGGGTACCGCACCCGGTCTGGACAACACCATGTTCGTGGCCCAGCGCACCAAGGACGCCATCGTCGACCGACTGCGGGCTGTGACCGGCGCGCGGCCCTCGGTCGATCGAAGGGATCCCGACGTGAGTGTGTTCGTGCGGCTCGCGCGTGGGCGCGTGACGGTGGCGCTCGACCTCTCGGGTGAGTCGCTGCATCGACGGGGTTATCGGGAACCCGGGTCCCTGGCTCCGCTCAAGGAGAACCTGGCCGCGGCGGTGATCGCCTTGTCGGGCTGGGATACCAAACGTCCGCTGGCCGATCCGATGTGTGGGTCCGGCACGCTGCTGATCGAGGCGGATCACTTGGCGCGCCGCGTAGCTCCGGGCCTGGCACGGCGGCGCTTCGGCTTCGAGCGCTGGGCCAGCTTCGATCGCACCTTGGCCAAACGTGTCGCCGTTCTCAGAGAGCGCGCCCGCGGGCGTGAACGCACATCGGGGCCGGCGATCTTTGGCTACGACTACGACCCCAGAGCCGTGGCGCTGGGGAAGACGAGCGCGACCCGCGCCGGCGCAAGAGTCGAGATCTCCGAGGCGAAGCTGTCCGACTTTCGCGGAACGGAGCCGCCGGGCCTGGTGGTTTCGAACCCGCCGTATGGCGAACGCTTGGCTGCGGATCGAGAATTTTACGCCGACCTCGCGGAGGTGTTCGCTCGTCTGCCGCGCGGACATCGCGTGGCGCTGCTGCTCGGTCCGGACGTGCCGTTCAACCCACCGCGCGGCGCGCGCAGACATCGCCTGAAGAACGGCGATCTGCCTTGCTCGCTCGCCGTTTGGGACGTTGATTGA
- a CDS encoding argininosuccinate synthase — MKPIKKVVLAYSGGLDTSVILRWLIETYHCEVVAWCADVGQAEELSGLEKKAKDSGAVEYVQMDLRETFVRDFVFPALRANAIYEGEYLLGTSLARPCIIQGMMATVKASGADAISHGATGKGNDQVRFELGAMFFDPEVQVIAPWREWSLKSRTDCIEYAKKHGIPVTATAQKPYSMDRNLLHLSFEGGVLEDPWNEPPKDMFILSKDPADAPNEAQYLEIGFEKGNPVSIDGHAYGPSMLLARMNEIAGRHGVGRVDLCESRYVGMKSRGVYETPGGTVLHKAHRAMESITLDREQIRIRDGLIPEYAALVYRGFWFAPERLMLQGMFDSIQELVTGTVRLKLYKGNVTIVGRKSQHTLYREDFVTFERDDVYDQRDATGFIRLTGLRLRLDAIRQRANKS; from the coding sequence GTGAAACCCATCAAGAAGGTCGTGCTCGCGTACTCGGGGGGGCTGGATACGAGCGTGATTCTGCGCTGGCTCATCGAGACCTATCACTGTGAGGTGGTCGCGTGGTGCGCCGACGTGGGTCAGGCCGAGGAGCTCTCCGGCCTGGAGAAAAAGGCGAAAGACAGCGGGGCGGTCGAGTACGTCCAGATGGACCTGCGCGAGACCTTCGTCAGGGACTTCGTGTTCCCGGCGCTCCGAGCCAACGCCATCTACGAGGGCGAATACCTGCTCGGTACCTCGCTGGCGCGGCCGTGCATCATTCAAGGCATGATGGCGACCGTGAAGGCGTCGGGTGCGGACGCCATTTCTCACGGCGCGACCGGCAAGGGAAATGATCAGGTGCGCTTCGAGCTCGGGGCGATGTTCTTCGATCCCGAGGTGCAGGTGATCGCGCCGTGGCGCGAGTGGTCCCTCAAGAGCCGTACGGACTGCATCGAGTACGCCAAGAAACACGGCATTCCGGTGACGGCGACGGCCCAGAAGCCGTACTCGATGGATCGCAACCTGTTGCACCTCTCGTTCGAGGGCGGGGTGCTCGAAGATCCCTGGAACGAACCGCCCAAGGACATGTTCATCCTGAGCAAGGATCCCGCGGACGCCCCCAACGAGGCTCAGTACCTGGAGATTGGCTTCGAAAAGGGCAACCCCGTCAGCATCGACGGGCACGCGTACGGCCCCAGCATGCTGCTCGCCCGCATGAACGAGATCGCTGGCCGGCACGGTGTGGGTCGCGTGGATCTGTGCGAGAGCCGCTACGTCGGCATGAAGAGCCGAGGCGTGTACGAGACCCCGGGCGGAACCGTGCTCCACAAGGCGCACCGCGCCATGGAGTCGATCACGCTGGATCGCGAGCAGATCCGCATCCGTGATGGGCTCATTCCCGAGTACGCGGCGCTGGTCTATCGAGGTTTCTGGTTCGCGCCGGAGCGGCTGATGCTGCAGGGCATGTTCGACTCGATCCAGGAGCTCGTGACTGGAACGGTGCGGCTCAAGCTGTACAAGGGCAACGTCACCATCGTGGGCCGGAAGTCGCAGCACACGCTGTATCGCGAGGACTTCGTCACTTTCGAGCGCGACGACGTGTACGACCAGCGGGACGCCACGGGGTTCATCCGGCTGACGGGGCTCCGGCTTCGACTCGATGCCATCCGCCAGCGGGCGAACAAGAGCTGA
- a CDS encoding DUF4911 domain-containing protein has protein sequence MPIAPLIGPDLVTRSVRVRARDVVFVKGIFEASEGLGALFAERGGDLTIAAHASRVQELDELLRDLSLEIGALVER, from the coding sequence GTGCCCATCGCCCCGCTCATCGGTCCGGACCTGGTAACCCGCAGTGTGCGTGTCCGTGCTCGCGACGTCGTGTTCGTCAAAGGGATCTTCGAGGCCAGCGAGGGCCTCGGTGCGCTGTTCGCCGAGCGCGGTGGCGATCTCACCATCGCGGCGCACGCGAGTCGCGTGCAGGAACTCGACGAACTTCTGCGAGACCTCTCACTAGAGATCGGCGCGCTCGTCGAGCGCTGA
- a CDS encoding 2-oxo acid dehydrogenase subunit E2 — protein sequence MSFRRLEDLPAWRSMAVHAWGPPRDPTVYGIIDVDATNALAFLERQRRASGVKITLTHLVGKALALAIAKRPEVNAIIRRGRIYVRDTVDIFFQVAFEDGENLAGAKVSRVDQKSLTELARELTERAERIRVKKDHPTQKTARMLSSLPPALVGALMQLGERLTYDYDLDLGAVGIPYDAFGSAMVSSVGGFGLTVGQAPLFPPSRTPICLTVGAVRDAPAVVDGQLMVRPMLTLGASFDHRVADGYQAGKMAKRFKEVLEDPEKELS from the coding sequence GTGAGCTTCCGCCGCCTCGAAGACCTGCCCGCCTGGCGCTCCATGGCCGTTCACGCCTGGGGCCCGCCGCGGGATCCAACCGTGTACGGCATCATCGACGTGGACGCGACCAACGCCCTCGCGTTCCTGGAGCGCCAACGCCGCGCCTCGGGCGTGAAGATCACACTCACGCACCTGGTCGGAAAAGCGCTCGCGCTCGCCATCGCAAAGCGGCCCGAGGTCAACGCCATCATCCGGCGTGGCCGCATCTACGTGCGCGATACCGTCGACATCTTTTTTCAGGTCGCCTTCGAGGACGGTGAGAACCTCGCCGGCGCCAAGGTGAGCCGTGTGGATCAGAAGAGCCTCACGGAGCTGGCGCGCGAGTTGACCGAACGGGCCGAGCGGATCCGCGTCAAGAAGGATCACCCGACCCAGAAGACCGCGCGCATGCTGTCGAGCTTGCCGCCGGCGCTGGTCGGCGCCCTGATGCAGCTCGGGGAGCGCCTGACCTACGACTACGACTTGGACCTCGGCGCCGTGGGCATCCCCTACGACGCCTTCGGCTCCGCGATGGTCAGCAGCGTCGGCGGCTTTGGTCTCACCGTGGGCCAGGCCCCCCTCTTCCCGCCGTCCCGCACGCCCATCTGCCTGACGGTCGGCGCCGTTCGGGACGCCCCGGCGGTGGTCGATGGCCAGCTAATGGTGCGGCCGATGCTCACCCTCGGTGCTTCGTTTGACCACCGGGTCGCGGACGGCTATCAGGCCGGCAAAATGGCGAAGCGCTTCAAAGAAGTGCTCGAGGACCCGGAGAAGGAACTGTCGTGA